The following coding sequences lie in one Zingiber officinale cultivar Zhangliang chromosome 2B, Zo_v1.1, whole genome shotgun sequence genomic window:
- the LOC122047121 gene encoding pentatricopeptide repeat-containing protein ELI1, chloroplastic-like has product MASRNRRLLLLLEKCQSMRHLKQTQAQLAAAGIAAHPFAVSRLLAFCSHPVRGCLRHSRLLFRHAPAPTLCIRNTMIKALLLRQHYAEPFHIYRRLLRDGLSPDNYTLPYVLKACAGLKDAVAGAQVHAHTIKLGFFADTFVCNTLALVCFACGGDAVSARQVFDGIPQRDAVSWTVMISGYGQLGDVENARLLFDESPLKDHGIWGAIIYAYVQNNCFKEGLSMFRLMQAAGLEPDEGVLVTALSASAQIGALDIGIWIHQYMNRSGLKMSIKLCTALMDMYLKCGNLNLAKKLFDAMTSKDTVCWNVMILGLAIHGHGEDALKLFACMMKEQVKPDDATYIAILTACSHSRLVEEGLQAFDSMSSYGIEPKSEHYVCMVDSLGRAGYFKEAQEIIGRMSGDVSPSDKAIAWRALLSACWNHGDTRCVEVAARHLLELEVRSSGYVLLSNIHETLGKDGEEARRIRKCMKDRGILKLPGCSSIQAGGHVHEFIAGEQMHPEIKEIHSVLETIHEQFLG; this is encoded by the coding sequence ATGGCGAGCAGAAATCgccgcctcctccttcttctagAGAAATGCCAGAGCATGCGACACTTGAAGCAAACCCAAGCCCAGCTCGCCGCCGCCGGCATCGCCGCCCACCCTTTCGCCGTCAGCCGCCTCCTGGCCTTCTGCTCCCACCCCGTCCGCGGATGCCTCCGCCACTCCCGCCTCCTCTTCCGCCACGCCCCCGCACCGACTCTCTGCATCCGCAACACCATGATCAAGGCCCTCCTCCTCCGCCAACACTACGCCGAGCCCTTCCACATCTACCGCCGATTGCTGCGCGACGGCCTCTCCCCGGACAACTACACCCTCCCTTACGTCCTCAAAGCGTGCGCCGGCTTGAAGGACGCCGTAGCCGGCGCTCAGGTCCACGCCCACACCATAAAGCTTGGATTTTTCGCTGACACCTTCGTCTGCAACACGCTCGCTCTGGTGTGCTTCGCTTGCGGTGGCGATGCCGTTTCTGCCAGACAGGTGTTTGATGGAATTCCCCAACGAGATGCCGTGTCTTGGACTGTCATGATTTCTGGCTATGGTCAGCTGGGGGACGTCGAGAATGCCCGGTTGCTGTTCGACGAATCTCCACTTAAGGATCATGGGATTTGGGGGGCTATCATTTATGCCTATGTGCAGAATAACTGTTTCAAAGAAGGTCTGTCTATGTTTCGTCTAATGCAGGCAGCAGGCTTGGAGCCTGATGAAGGAGTTTTAGTGACCGCACTCTCTGCTTCTGCTCAGATTGGAGCACTGGATATTGGTATATGGATTCATCAGTATATGAATCGATCCGGATTGAAAATGAGCATCAAATTGTGCACTGCACTGATGGATATGTATCTAAAGTGTGGGAATTTGAATTTGGCTAAGAAACTATTTGATGCAATGACATCAAAAGATACTGTTTGTTGGAACGTGATGATTCTTGGACTAGCAATTCATGGTCATGGAGAGGATGCACTTAAACTGTTTGCTTGCATGATGAAAGAacaggtgaaaccagatgatgcGACATATATTGCCATATTGACGGCTTGCAGTCATTCAAGACTAGTGGAAGAAGGCTTACAAGCTTTCGACAGCATGAGCAGCTATGGAATTGAGCCCAAAAGTGAACACTATGTATGCATGGTAGACTCTCTTGGCCGAGCTGGGTATTTCAAGGAGGCTCAAGAAATCATTGGAAGGATGTCTGGGGATGTTAGTCCTTCAGACAAGGCAATCGCATGGAGGGCACTACTGAGTGCTTGCTGGAATCATGGTGACACACGATGTGTTGAAGTTGCAGCAAGGCATCTCCTAGAGTTGGAAGTCCGTAGTAGTGGTTATGTTCTTCTGTCAAATATCCATGAGACATTAGGGAAAGATGGTGAAGAAGCAAGGAGAATAAGGAAATGCATGAAGGACAGAGGAATACTTAAATTGCCTGGCTGCAGCTCTATACAGGCTGGTGGGCATGTTCATGAATTTATTGCAGGTGAGCAGATGCATCCAGAGATAAAAGAAATACATTCAGTGCTGGAGACAATTCATGAGCAATTTTTGGGCTAG